The following proteins are encoded in a genomic region of Doryrhamphus excisus isolate RoL2022-K1 chromosome 6, RoL_Dexc_1.0, whole genome shotgun sequence:
- the phlda2 gene encoding pleckstrin homology-like domain family A member 2, translating into MKMSAAERSHVLKEGELEKRSDNLLQFWKRKTCVLTTDSLNMYADTQKRSRGKELKLQCIKKVDCVERTGKFVYFTIVTTDNKEIDFRSSGEDNCWNAVITMALIDYQNRKAIEDFKTRQDNESASPGQQERRMARAP; encoded by the coding sequence atgaaaatgtccgCGGCTGAGCGCTCCCATGTGCTCAAGGAGGGCGAGTTGGAGAAGAGGAGCGACAATCTGCTCCAGTTTTGGAAGAGGAAGACGTGCGTCCTGACCACGGACAGCCTCAATATGTACGCCGACACGCAGAAGCGCTCCCGGGGCAAAGAGCTGAAGCTGCAGTGCATCAAGAAAGTGGACTGCGTGGAGCGCACCGGCAAGTTCGTCTATTTCACCATCGTCACCACCGACAACAAAGAGATAGACTTCCGTTCCTCCGGGGAGGACAACTGCTGGAATGCGGTCATCACCATGGCCCTCATCGACTACCAGAACCGGAAGGCCATAGAGGACTTTAAGACGCGCCAGGACAATGAGAGCGCGTCCCCGGGCCAGCAGGAGAGGCGCATGGCGAGGGCTCCCTGA